The following proteins come from a genomic window of Methanosarcina sp. MTP4:
- a CDS encoding PEF-CTERM sorting domain-containing protein, with protein MVKIKNLFFGILILFLMVNTCSAGFSLLVSPVDNIYVVSPGESISYNVIVNDSGLIVGIPDLSSEDVFFSINRTSECPANIDENYWSPDWVYTFNPSTVTLDDPTESEISILTLTVPADAAPGYYYHPVEAKVWNAINYFCGEPGIAQVYVTGTDVNNIPEFPTIVVPVIAILGLVTMFGRRNNKT; from the coding sequence GTGGTAAAAATAAAAAATTTGTTTTTCGGAATCCTTATTTTGTTTTTGATGGTAAATACGTGTTCTGCCGGATTTTCATTATTAGTAAGTCCTGTAGATAATATATATGTTGTGAGTCCCGGAGAGTCAATAAGTTACAATGTAATTGTAAATGATAGTGGGTTAATTGTAGGTATCCCGGACCTTTCATCTGAAGATGTTTTCTTCTCAATTAATAGGACATCTGAATGTCCTGCTAATATTGATGAAAATTATTGGAGTCCTGATTGGGTTTATACTTTCAATCCTTCAACAGTCACACTAGATGACCCAACTGAATCTGAAATTTCAATTTTAACACTCACAGTCCCCGCTGATGCAGCCCCAGGCTATTATTATCATCCAGTTGAAGCGAAAGTATGGAATGCTATTAATTATTTCTGTGGAGAACCAGGTATAGCCCAAGTATATGTGACTGGTACAGATGTCAATAACATTCCGGAGTTTCCAACCATCGTAGTGCCAGTGATTGCGATTCTCGGTCTGGTGACTATGTTTGGACGTCGAAATAACAAAACCTGA